One stretch of Ananas comosus cultivar F153 linkage group 6, ASM154086v1, whole genome shotgun sequence DNA includes these proteins:
- the LOC109711642 gene encoding serine/threonine-protein phosphatase 7 long form homolog: MQGYSPVQFTEHGRKLNRWQCEHPAVLDLLRRAGFYYVSRLRRLQLDQSLLGALVERWRRETQSFHLRHGEMSITLMDVAVITGLPVDSAAVTGGGSYQWAELCGLLLRVVPEDIRGGEIKIDWLYQQFHDIPLDAPEAIVRATARVYILFQIGCSLFPNPSGNRVHLKWLPHLEDFDLCVALAWGAAALAHLYRALGNACIRGKVECCCFGTLVQIWAWDHLHIGRPEVVGPQPELVDMPLGCRWNTRLAFRDNVRTTDIEFYRDQLDQQLESQIIWRPYDDAVLETLPPFCLAGSQVWRSRTTLVCFHIIELHHPDRVLRQFGLLQHIPEPVLAIPRINSRGRADEDWAAYHASYIERWNDRLVDIAEVAPETDPDPIRATTVYMQWYWTITRRWISRPVQRPPLAYQPCGHVERVLVDIVQRSHYTIRRVLPDISGGGVLATLSQVADQMEAVLETLPTLPHYVPPGSADYGGASTSGHAPVYSPPMPSSPIGEPPYVDVTDPAPAPVPQDPARAGDIVYFRRRRRSRSIRTDQPSSSAPPRPDQPSSSAPPRPDILPAHATAVIEPVIEGAAIEHLDQLEILEPFDEHDVGRGRGRGRRRGRGGRGRRT, encoded by the exons ATGCAGGGATATTCTCCTGTTCAATTTACGGAGCATGGCCGTAAATTGAACAGATGGCAGTGCGAGCATCCTGCGGTGTTGGACTTATTACGCCGAGCAGGATTTTATTACGTTTCACGATTGCGCCGCCTACAGCTCGATCAGTCATTATTGGGAGCATTAGTCGAGAGATGGCGGCGGGAGACACAGAGTTTTCATTTGCGACATGGAGAGATGAGTATTACTTTGATGGACGTCGCAGTTATTACGGGACTCCCCGTCGATAGTGCGGCAGTGACTGGAGGGGGATCCTATCAGTGGGCAGAGCTCTGTGGATTACTTCTCAGGGTGGTTCCGGAGGATATTAGGGGTGGTGAGATCAAGATAGATTGGTTATATCAGCAGTTCCATGATATCCCTTTAGACGCACCTGAGGCTATTGTTAGAGCTACGGCTAGAGTATATATACTATTTCAGATAGGATGTAGCTTGTTTCCAAATCCAAGCGGGAACAGGGTGCATTTGAAATGGCTGCCACATCTAGAGGATTTTGACCTTTGTGTTGCATTAGCATGGGGTGCAGCCGCGCTAGCACATCTTTATCGCGCCCTAGGAAATGCTTGCATCAGGGGAAAGGTCGAGTGTTGTTGTTTTGGGACATTAGTTCAG atATGGGCATGGGACCACCTACATATTGGCCGCCCTGAGGTAGTAGGCCCGCAGCCTGAGCTTGTCGACATGCCATTAGGGTGTCG GTGGAATACTAGATTAGCATTTCGGGACAATGTCAGGACTACTGACATTGAGTTTTATCGTGATCAGCTGGATCAGCAGTTAGAGTCTCAG attATATGGAGGCCTTATGACGACGCAGTGTTAGAGACGCTCCCACCTTTTTGTCTGGCGGGGTCCCAGGTTTGGCGATCGAGGACTACCTTAGTCTGCTTCCACATTATTGAGCTCCATCATCCCGATCGTGTGCTTCGCCAGTTTGGACTACTACAACATATACCTGAACCTGTGCTTGCCATACCTCGCATCAATTCACGAGGCAGagcagatgaggattgggcggCATACCACGCCTCATACATTGAGCGTTGGAATGATAGATTGGTAGATATAGCAGAGGTGGCCCCTGAGACAGATCCAGATCCGATACGAGCTACCACTGtttacatgcagtggtattggaCGATCACCAGGAGGTGGATATCTAGACCTGTACAACGGCCACCACTTGCCTATCAGCCATGTGGACACGTCGAGAGAGTATTG gTTGATATCGTGCAGAGATCACATTATACGATCAGACGTGTCCTACCCGATATTTCAGGAGGTGGAGTCTTAGCTACCCTATCACAGGTCGCCGATCAGATGGAGGCAGTTCTGGAGACTTTACCTACGCTTCCACACTATGTACCTCCAGGATCAGCAGACTATGGTGGAGCATCGACGTCCGGGCATGCACCCGTATATAGTCCACCGATGCCATCATCACCGATAGGGGAGCCACCTTATGTTGATGTTACGGACCCGGCACCAGCACCAGTACCGCAGGATCCAGCTCGAGCAGgtgatattgtttattttaggcGTCGACGGCGATCGAGGTCTATCCGTACAgatcagccctcctcttcagctcctccacggccagatcagccctcctcttcagctcctccacggccAGACATACTACCGGCACATGCTACTGCTGTGATTGAGCCGGTTATTGAGGGTGCTGCTATAGAGCATCTAGACCAGTTGGAGATCTTGGAGCCTTTTGATGAGCATGATGTTGGTCGTGGTCGCGGACGTGGTAGGCGACGTGGTCGAGGAGGTCGAGGGAGGAgaacatga